A window of Photobacterium sp. GJ3 contains these coding sequences:
- a CDS encoding DUF2913 family protein — translation MAEFYQELNQLVNDGLSALQTSIAEGKTPNNPVSETHFMSAWITKVIKQQRYDHCVAKTLAGWQQQARSMGKQAQLKQKFEHIAWTLSGVLNEAGQTKPLTQQAVQHWYQALEDAGWMITTEYEVDRKVTHHTDGQASLVVCAKQASTAFEDDTLNKALSVYVRGNSQQCIDLAYQCGLLLYKVTDYKSLVKYHGEYRLYPANAGNHLPELPTRLKD, via the coding sequence ATGGCTGAGTTTTATCAAGAGCTGAATCAACTGGTGAATGACGGTCTGTCAGCTTTGCAGACCTCGATTGCCGAGGGTAAAACACCGAATAACCCGGTGAGTGAAACGCACTTTATGAGTGCCTGGATTACCAAAGTCATCAAGCAACAGCGTTATGATCATTGTGTGGCGAAAACGCTGGCTGGCTGGCAGCAACAAGCCCGGAGTATGGGCAAGCAAGCGCAGCTGAAGCAAAAATTTGAGCATATTGCCTGGACTTTGTCGGGTGTGCTGAATGAAGCGGGGCAAACGAAGCCGCTGACACAGCAAGCTGTGCAGCACTGGTATCAGGCCCTTGAAGATGCGGGCTGGATGATCACCACAGAATACGAAGTGGATCGGAAAGTCACGCATCACACAGACGGACAGGCTTCGTTGGTGGTGTGCGCCAAGCAGGCAAGTACGGCATTTGAAGACGACACACTGAACAAAGCTTTGTCTGTGTATGTGCGGGGTAACAGCCAGCAATGTATCGATTTGGCTTATCAGTGTGGGTTGTTGCTGTATAAGGTGACCGATTATAAGTCTCTGGTGAAATACCATGGTGAATACCGGCTATATCCGGCAAATGCCGGGAACCATTTGCCGGAATTACCGACTCGCTTGAAAGACTGA
- a CDS encoding Bcr/CflA family multidrug efflux MFS transporter, which produces MSKSDSPGLSFTLILILGAIAALTPLAIDMYLPAMPTIAKDLGVTPSSVQVTLTAYTAGFAIGQLIHGPLSDSYGRRPVLIIGVILFALAAVVSALSHDITELTWIRAAQGFAGASAAVIIQALVRDMFEREEFARTMSFVTLVMTVAPLAAPLIGGYLSVWLGWRSIFWFLALFSVIVILAVLKMIPETLPAEKRLPFHLGSTLRNYARMLTSRPALGLVMSSGFSFSGMFVFLTVGSFVYIDLYHVSTENFGLLFGLNVVCLIVMTTLNGKLVRKMGSHYMLRLGLNIQLIAGIGLVVGQILDLGLWGTVIPVMLFVGAISTVASNSMACLLAKYPHMAGTASSLAGTMRFGTGTVVGGVAALMPDTSAWPLAGTMAACAILASLFYWTMSKDA; this is translated from the coding sequence ATGAGTAAATCTGACAGTCCAGGCCTGAGTTTCACATTAATTCTGATCCTTGGTGCGATTGCCGCGCTGACCCCCCTTGCGATTGATATGTATCTTCCTGCGATGCCAACCATCGCGAAAGACCTTGGGGTGACACCAAGTTCGGTTCAGGTCACGTTAACGGCTTATACAGCCGGATTTGCAATTGGCCAGTTAATTCATGGCCCACTGTCAGACAGTTATGGCCGACGTCCGGTCCTGATCATTGGTGTGATTCTGTTTGCGCTTGCTGCGGTTGTCAGTGCTCTGAGCCATGATATTACTGAGCTGACCTGGATCCGTGCCGCTCAGGGTTTCGCCGGCGCTTCTGCCGCTGTCATCATTCAGGCGCTGGTGCGCGATATGTTTGAGCGCGAAGAGTTCGCCCGGACCATGTCTTTCGTCACGCTGGTGATGACAGTCGCCCCACTGGCTGCGCCATTAATCGGGGGCTATTTGTCCGTCTGGCTGGGATGGCGCTCGATTTTCTGGTTCCTTGCGTTGTTTTCGGTCATCGTGATTCTGGCGGTTCTGAAAATGATCCCGGAGACGTTACCGGCAGAAAAACGCCTGCCATTCCATTTAGGGTCAACGCTGCGAAACTATGCCCGTATGCTGACTTCACGCCCTGCCTTAGGCTTAGTGATGAGCAGCGGTTTCTCATTCTCTGGCATGTTTGTGTTCCTGACTGTGGGCTCTTTTGTTTATATCGATCTTTACCACGTCAGCACAGAAAACTTCGGCTTACTGTTTGGCTTGAACGTTGTGTGTCTGATCGTGATGACAACGCTGAACGGCAAACTGGTCCGGAAAATGGGGTCGCACTATATGCTGCGACTGGGCCTGAACATTCAGCTGATTGCCGGGATCGGGCTGGTGGTCGGACAGATTCTGGATCTGGGGCTTTGGGGCACTGTGATTCCTGTGATGTTGTTTGTGGGTGCCATTTCGACGGTTGCCAGTAATTCGATGGCTTGTTTATTAGCCAAATACCCGCATATGGCAGGTACAGCGTCTTCTCTGGCTGGTACAATGCGCTTCGGAACGGGGACGGTTGTCGGTGGTGTGGCTGCCTTAATGCCGGATACATCGGCCTGGCCGCTGGCGGGGACAATGGCAGCCTGTGCAATCCTTGCGTCACTGTTCTACTGGACGATGTCGAAAGACGCCTGA
- the rsuA gene encoding 16S rRNA pseudouridine(516) synthase RsuA has product MRLDKFLSTALGITRKEAGKLLKEKRIEVNEAVVKNGALKVTPDCEVTFDDHPLQMTGPKYLMLNKPQGYVCSHVDDFNPTVYVLLDEVSPEKLHVAGRLDADTTGLVLLTDDGQWSHRITSPRHVCEKVYYVETADPIPESAIAAFAEGVQLRGEKELTRPAKLEILGEREAMITISEGKYHQVKRMFAAIGNKVEALHREQVGAVGLDETLEPGEYRPLTEEEIASF; this is encoded by the coding sequence ATGCGGCTTGATAAGTTTTTAAGTACGGCTTTGGGAATTACCCGTAAAGAAGCCGGTAAGCTATTAAAAGAAAAAAGAATTGAAGTAAATGAGGCAGTCGTGAAAAACGGCGCGCTCAAAGTCACACCAGACTGCGAAGTGACTTTTGATGACCATCCGCTTCAGATGACTGGCCCGAAATATCTGATGCTGAATAAGCCGCAGGGATACGTCTGCTCACATGTGGATGACTTTAACCCGACTGTTTACGTCTTACTGGATGAGGTTAGTCCGGAGAAACTGCATGTGGCAGGTCGCCTGGATGCGGATACAACGGGTTTGGTGTTGCTGACAGATGACGGTCAGTGGTCTCACCGCATCACATCTCCGCGTCATGTCTGTGAAAAAGTGTATTACGTGGAAACTGCTGATCCGATTCCGGAAAGCGCCATTGCCGCCTTTGCGGAAGGCGTCCAGCTTCGGGGTGAGAAAGAACTGACGCGTCCGGCGAAGCTTGAAATTCTGGGTGAGCGCGAAGCCATGATCACGATTTCTGAAGGAAAATACCATCAGGTGAAGCGGATGTTTGCGGCCATTGGAAACAAAGTGGAAGCGTTGCACCGGGAGCAGGTGGGTGCTGTGGGGCTGGATGAGACGCTGGAACCGGGTGAATATCGCCCGTTGACTGAAGAAGAAATCGCCAGTTTCTGA
- a CDS encoding MATE family efflux transporter, which produces MSSSQSAVPFIEWAFVRRLMAIALPIALQIALFSSRSLVDILMLGQLNELDVAAIGIAGRALFVVTIMLIGVTTGGAMLSAQYWGAGNARGLKQSVALTLLMTTVVAGLSALVFVLMPQQVIGVATDHPEVIARGAEYLQITAISLFAIAWGSSVSVGLRAMHQPGISTFFSTVGIALNLFLNWVLIFGNLGMPAYGIVGAAWATAISGLVEIVLLFGYLHFKRHLTALTWSVFPEVMDMQMIKRFLKLSLPTTLNHLAWSGGIFMYHAIIGQAGVDGLVALSVMTPIESLALALLIGISNASAVLIGNHLGGNRMEEAYRQAWAVVVLNLACGIVIAGGMLLIRDPILDLFAAMTPQTRELTEHFFLIFCMAMIVKSLPMAMIVGVLRAGGDIRFCFYQDLGAQWLIGIPLTAFCALILKFPLEWLYAMLMLEEFVKTAASTLRIRSRAWMNNLVADESQTSQNPA; this is translated from the coding sequence ATGAGTTCTTCCCAGTCTGCTGTGCCATTTATTGAATGGGCTTTTGTGCGTCGCCTGATGGCGATTGCATTGCCCATTGCGTTGCAAATCGCATTGTTTTCCAGCCGGAGTCTGGTCGATATCCTCATGCTGGGTCAGCTCAATGAGTTGGATGTCGCTGCAATCGGCATTGCGGGCCGGGCTTTATTCGTCGTCACCATTATGCTGATTGGTGTCACAACCGGTGGGGCAATGCTGTCCGCACAGTACTGGGGGGCTGGGAATGCCCGCGGTCTGAAGCAAAGCGTGGCACTGACTTTGCTGATGACGACAGTGGTTGCTGGTTTGTCGGCACTGGTCTTCGTTCTGATGCCGCAGCAGGTGATTGGCGTTGCGACCGATCATCCTGAAGTGATCGCCCGTGGCGCGGAGTATTTGCAGATCACCGCAATCAGCCTCTTTGCTATCGCCTGGGGAAGCAGTGTCTCGGTTGGCTTGCGCGCCATGCATCAGCCGGGCATCAGCACCTTTTTCAGTACGGTCGGGATTGCGCTGAATCTGTTCCTGAATTGGGTGCTGATTTTCGGCAATCTGGGGATGCCGGCTTACGGAATTGTTGGCGCAGCCTGGGCAACAGCGATCAGCGGGCTGGTCGAAATCGTCCTGCTGTTTGGCTATCTGCATTTTAAACGTCACCTGACTGCGCTGACTTGGTCAGTGTTTCCAGAGGTGATGGACATGCAGATGATCAAACGTTTTCTGAAACTCTCTTTACCCACCACCTTGAATCATCTGGCCTGGTCGGGCGGCATCTTTATGTACCACGCCATTATCGGTCAGGCAGGTGTCGACGGGCTGGTGGCGCTGTCGGTGATGACGCCGATTGAATCACTGGCGCTGGCGTTGCTGATTGGTATTTCAAATGCGTCTGCGGTTCTGATCGGTAATCATTTGGGCGGCAACCGGATGGAGGAGGCTTACCGTCAGGCCTGGGCTGTCGTTGTGCTGAATCTGGCTTGTGGGATTGTGATTGCCGGGGGCATGTTGCTGATCCGGGATCCGATTCTGGATCTGTTCGCCGCAATGACACCACAAACCCGCGAATTAACAGAACATTTCTTTCTGATTTTCTGCATGGCGATGATTGTCAAAAGCCTGCCGATGGCGATGATCGTGGGCGTGCTCCGTGCCGGGGGTGATATTCGGTTCTGTTTTTATCAGGATCTGGGCGCGCAATGGCTGATCGGTATTCCGTTAACAGCATTTTGTGCCCTGATACTCAAGTTCCCGCTGGAGTGGCTGTACGCCATGCTGATGCTGGAAGAGTTTGTGAAAACTGCCGCTTCGACCTTGCGGATTCGTTCCAGAGCATGGATGAACAATCTGGTGGCTGATGAATCTCAAACCAGCCAGAACCCCGCCTGA
- a CDS encoding GMC oxidoreductase: MDHVFFLSNAEWKKAREDNDYDYVVVGTGFCALAFAERTLARNPFARILMIERGPFFLPEHFQNLPLPFKDTLGGLSETFPWTMSAKNHLGQAGTIHWQHGMVPFFGGRSTLWSAWCPRPNDEEFAGWPAETIAAARNNFKSAETLLRVQKADQIDAGRSKTEQALISGNRPVYGELQRTVQHLLEQSGTSVNGIYRTEAAPLASASENINGIDFQKFSTPGSILALADRQAALHEAGKGAKLDIVTDCVVAQIIQQTVDGTPRATALETSRGVLPLGAAQLVLAMGTLPPTTLLRNSFPDYPGLGERFSAHFISSIVARVPKADLDPNGAWGNLELGACYVAGVANNSFEQQYHIQLSALSDDNPIVNSSTALRYMPDVVATASMAQLLSSKEHVVFVCAVLGELDYTNPGSWFKQNPDDGDITTNSLLQIEENGRDKETWSAMDEATFSILETVLSPKGKSAVQYWHGSPDQGEWAEARPNTQAIRVDAPVHESSTLHIGSQPDAPVDLDYRFKGASNVYVTGGALWPQGGSWNPTLTMVALAQDLADKLQK, from the coding sequence ATGGATCATGTATTTTTCCTGTCGAATGCTGAGTGGAAAAAAGCCCGGGAAGACAATGATTACGATTATGTGGTTGTCGGAACAGGATTCTGTGCCCTGGCTTTTGCAGAGCGCACGTTAGCGCGCAATCCGTTTGCCCGGATTCTGATGATCGAACGCGGACCGTTCTTTTTACCGGAGCACTTCCAGAACCTGCCGTTACCATTCAAAGATACCTTAGGTGGATTGTCTGAAACCTTTCCCTGGACCATGTCCGCCAAGAATCATCTGGGTCAGGCTGGGACCATTCACTGGCAGCACGGTATGGTTCCATTTTTCGGCGGACGGTCAACGCTCTGGAGCGCGTGGTGCCCGCGGCCGAATGATGAAGAGTTTGCTGGCTGGCCAGCCGAAACGATTGCCGCCGCACGCAATAATTTCAAATCAGCAGAGACCTTGCTCAGAGTGCAGAAAGCCGATCAGATTGATGCAGGCCGCAGTAAAACCGAGCAGGCGCTGATTTCCGGAAACCGTCCGGTTTATGGTGAACTGCAACGCACAGTGCAGCATCTGCTGGAGCAATCCGGGACCTCGGTGAACGGCATCTACCGGACAGAAGCTGCACCGCTGGCATCTGCTTCCGAGAATATCAACGGGATTGATTTTCAGAAGTTTTCAACACCGGGCAGCATTCTGGCTCTTGCCGATCGGCAGGCAGCACTGCATGAGGCAGGCAAGGGGGCGAAGCTGGATATCGTGACCGATTGCGTGGTGGCACAAATCATTCAGCAAACGGTTGATGGTACGCCGCGTGCGACGGCACTGGAAACGTCCCGTGGTGTATTGCCGCTTGGTGCTGCACAACTGGTGCTGGCGATGGGGACTTTGCCACCCACCACGTTGCTGAGAAATTCTTTCCCGGATTATCCGGGCTTGGGTGAACGATTCTCTGCGCACTTTATCAGTTCGATTGTGGCCCGGGTGCCGAAAGCGGATCTCGATCCAAATGGTGCGTGGGGGAATCTTGAACTGGGTGCCTGTTATGTCGCAGGGGTCGCCAACAACAGTTTCGAACAGCAATATCATATTCAGTTATCTGCATTGTCGGATGACAATCCAATTGTGAACTCGTCAACCGCTTTACGTTATATGCCAGATGTTGTGGCCACGGCTTCTATGGCGCAATTACTGTCTTCAAAAGAACATGTCGTCTTTGTTTGCGCTGTGCTGGGTGAACTGGATTACACCAATCCGGGCAGTTGGTTTAAACAGAATCCGGATGACGGGGATATCACAACGAATTCTCTGCTTCAGATTGAAGAAAACGGCAGAGATAAAGAAACCTGGTCGGCGATGGATGAAGCCACATTCAGCATTTTGGAAACCGTGCTGTCGCCCAAAGGAAAATCGGCTGTCCAGTACTGGCATGGCAGCCCGGACCAGGGAGAATGGGCAGAAGCCCGTCCGAATACCCAAGCCATCCGGGTGGATGCACCGGTCCATGAAAGTTCCACACTGCATATCGGCAGTCAGCCGGATGCGCCGGTTGATCTGGATTACCGCTTCAAAGGTGCCAGCAATGTCTATGTCACCGGCGGTGCCCTCTGGCCGCAGGGTGGCTCATGGAACCCAACCCTGACAATGGTCGCACTGGCTCAGGATCTGGCGGATAAGTTGCAAAAGTAA